In Vibrio alginolyticus NBRC 15630 = ATCC 17749, the sequence TAGACTACATCACAGACGCGGGCGATGTCCGCGCCTGTAACAATGTGAGCTTCGACATTGCACCAGGTGAAGTATTCGGTCTGGCTGGTGAATCTGGCTGTGGCAAATCCACTGTTGCCTTCTCACTAATGCGCCTTCATAAGCCGCCCGCGTTTATCACAGGTGGTGAGGTGATCTTCAACGGTGAAGATATCCTTCAGTACAGCGATGATCGCATGCAAGCGTTCCGCTGGAGTGAAATGTCGATGGTATTCCAGAGTGCGATGAACGCTTTGAACCCTGTTCTAACCATGGAAGAGCAGTTCTGTGACGTCATCATGCGTCATACCAATATGACTCGCGCTCAAGCAAAAACACGCGCTGAAGGTCTGCTGGAAATCGTTGATATCCACCCTAGCCGATTGAGTGATTACCCGCACCAGTTCTCTGGTGGTATGCGTCAACGTCTAGTAATCGCAATCGCTTTGGCTCTGAACCCAAAAATGATCATCATGGACGAACCGACTACCGCATTGGATGTAGTGGTTCAACGTGAAATTCTACAAAAAATTTACGCGCTTAAAGAAGAGTTTGGTTTCTCA encodes:
- a CDS encoding ABC transporter ATP-binding protein; translated protein: MTAPLISIRNLCVDYITDAGDVRACNNVSFDIAPGEVFGLAGESGCGKSTVAFSLMRLHKPPAFITGGEVIFNGEDILQYSDDRMQAFRWSEMSMVFQSAMNALNPVLTMEEQFCDVIMRHTNMTRAQAKTRAEGLLEIVDIHPSRLSDYPHQFSGGMRQRLVIAIALALNPKMIIMDEPTTALDVVVQREILQKIYALKEEFGFSILFITHDLSLMVEFSDRIGIMYSGELIEVAPSKQILESPYHPYTKGLGSSFPPLTGPKTKLTGIPGNPLNLLEVPRGCRFQARCDRVHEACTRVPTQLRQIEPGRLSNCHLYGDTIAQAKV